The following are from one region of the Canis lupus familiaris isolate Mischka breed German Shepherd chromosome 30, alternate assembly UU_Cfam_GSD_1.0, whole genome shotgun sequence genome:
- the FAM214A gene encoding protein FAM214A isoform X2, with the protein MKPDRDTLDEYFEYDAEEFLVSLALLITEGRTPECSVKGRTESFHCPPAQSCYPATTKHECSDKLAQCRQARRTRSEVSLLWKNNLPIMVEVMLLPDCCYSDDGPTTEGIDLNDPAIKQDALLLERWILEPVPRQSGDRFIEEKTLLLAVRSFVFFSQLSAWLSVSHGAIPRNILYRISAADVDLQWNFSQTPIEHVFPVPNVSHNVALKVSVQSLPRQSNYPVLTCSIHTNIGLYEKRIQEHELKAHQHRNSNEAEQCSTNSSQRLCSKQSWALAPENAKNGTTSEYTAAVKNVKLYPGTGNKSDYGTCQANILGFSGRGDRKSHETPVRTLKSFSMIDSSVSSHQSSWPSVGETNPLIGSLIQDRQEVIARIAQHLIHCDPSTSHVPGHPFNMQESSSLNSKLFRVAQENENVRKCKEPFSISFGSPELSSSEDTSEGKIQVKTETLRSATGISDGLYSRQSVGETNPLIGSLLQERQDVIARIAQHLEHIDPTASHLSRQSFNMHDSSSVPSKVFRSLYEDKNLLKKNKDDTSISISNTKFSFLEDSSEGTNLIPKKSLSSFKCDSKVKSSLKPQIRNLYQDNPSEIIQNTFQERQNKTAGILTPSNMPHCKKNNLDLTVRLENTLSECQFKEQEISNETDKQYSNCNNIEKQICTNKYKEKIKNENCNPESFNNDQFEDSKKNDSKIKTAMLEMSGYLNKHENKCSNKDFKRPKTCEQNNQLNSIENYLSNNEVFKCKKPDQLKNEQDKKEETIDEKFQNCSQRKNIKNCLSTCERLKSTEALQKTIPLKHSSVWRKHNFHSLDGISTRAFHPRTGLPLLSSPVPQRKTQSGCFDLDSSLLHLKSLSSRSPRPCLNIEDDPDIHEKPFLSSSAPPITSLSLLGNFEESVLNYRLDPLGIVDGFTAEVGASGVFCPTHLTLPVEVSFYSVSDDNAPSPYMGVITLESLGKRGYRVPPSGTIQVTLFNPNKTVVKMFVVIYDLRDMPANHQTFLRQRTFSVPVKQEMKRSVNKENIRHTEERLLRYLIHLRFQSSKSGKIYLHRDVRLLFSRKSMEVDSGAAYELKSYTESPTNPQFSPRC; encoded by the exons ATACTTTAgatgaatattttgaatatgatgCAGAGGAGTTCTTGGTCTCTTTGGCCTTGTTAATAACAGAAGGACGAACACCAGAATGTTCTGTAAAAGGTCGCACAGAAAGTTTCCATTGCCCTCCAGCACAGTCCTGTTACCCAGCAACTACCAAACATGAATGCAGTGACAAGCTGGCTCAG TGTCGCCAAGCCAGAAGAACTAGGTCTGAGGTCTCATTGTTGTGGAAGAACAACCTTCCAATCATGGTGGAAGTGATGCTACTACCAGACTGCTGCTACAGTGATGATGGACCCACCACAGAAGGGATTGATCTTAATGATCCTGCAATTAAGCAAGATGCATTATTATTAGAAAGATGGATATTGGAGCCAGTTCCTCGACA GAGTGGTGATCGATTTATTGAAGAAAAGACTCTTCTATTGGCTGTCCgctcatttgtgtttttttctcaatTAAGTGCTTGGCTGAGTGTTTCTCATGGTGCTATTCCACGAAATATTCTTTACAG AATCAGTGCTGCTGATGTAGACCTGCAGTGGAATTTTTCACAGACTCCAATTGAACATGTGTTTCCTGTTCCTAATGTTTCTCACAATGTGGCCTTGAAAGTCAGCGTGCAGTCCTTGCCCAGACAATCTAATTACCCAGTGTTGACCTGTAGTATTCACACTAATATTGGCCTTTATGAGAAAAGAATTCAAGAACATGAACTTAAAGCCCATCAGCACCGCAATTCTAATGAAGCTGAACAATGTAGTACAAATAGTTCACAGCGTCTGTGTAGCAAACAATCTTGGGCCCTGGCACCTGAAAACGCAAAAAATGGCACAACTTCAGAGTATACTGCAGCTGTCAAAAATGTCAAACTGTATCCAGGCACTGGCAATAAATCTGACTATGGAACATGTCAAGCTAATATTCTGGGCTTCAGTGGTAGAGGAGATAGAAAGTCACACGAAACACCAGTGAgaacattaaaatcattttcaatGATTGATTCCAGTGTATCTAGCCACCAGAGTTCCTGGCCATCAGTTGGTGAGACTAATCCTTTAATAGGTTCTTTAATTCAGGATCGACAAGAAGTTATTGCAAGAATTGCTCAGCATTTGATTCATTGTGATCCAAGCACTTCACATGTTCCTGGACATCCATTTAATATGCAAGAGTCTAGTTCACTTAATTCAAAACTTTTCCGGGTtgcacaagaaaatgaaaacgtgagaaaatgtaaagaacctttctccatttcttttggtAGTCCGGAGCTTTCCTCCTCAGAAGATACCAGCGAGggaaaaattcaagtaaaaacaGAAACTCTTCGAAGTGCAACTGGCATTTCTGATGGTCTTTATTCTCGTCAGTCTGTTGGTGAGACTAATCCTTTGATAGGCTCCTTACTCCAAGAGCGGCAAGATGTTATCGCAAGGATTGCTCAACACTTGGAGCATATTGATCCAACAGCATCACATTTGTCCCGGCAGTCATTCAACATGCATGACTCCAGTTCGGTTCCTTCTAAGGTGTTTAGGAGTTTGTATGAAGataaaaatttgttgaagaaaaacaaggatgacacttccatttccatttctaatacaaaattttcctttttggaagaTAGCAGTGAAGGGACAAACTTAATACCCAAAAAATCATTGAGTTCTTTTAAATGCGATAGTAAAGTCAAGTCCTCTTTGAAACCTCAAATAAGAAATCTGTATCAGGACAATCCTAGTGAAATCATCCAAAATACATttcaagagagacagaacaaAACCGCTGGTATATTGACTCCCTCAAATATGCCTCACTGcaaaaaaaataacttagatTTGACAGTCAGATTGGAAAATACACTTTCTGAGTGTCAATTTAAGGAGCAAGAAATTAGCAATGAAACTGATAAACAGTATTCAAATTGCaacaatattgaaaaacaaatttgtacaaataaatataaagaaaaaataaaaaatgaaaattgtaatCCAGAATCTTTTAACAATGATCAATTTGAGGATTCTAagaaaaatgactcaaaaataaaaactgctatGTTGGAAATGTCTGGATATTTGAACAAACATGAAAACAAGTGCtcaaataaagactttaaaaggCCCAAAACATGTGAGCAAAATAATCAACTTAATAGTATAGAAAATTATCTCAGTAATAATGAAGTTTTCAAATGCAAAAAGCCagaccaattaaaaaatgaacaggataagaaagaagagacaattgatgaaaaatttcaaaactgttctcagagaaagaatataaaaaactGTTTGTCTACATGTGAACGATTAAAAAGTACAGAGGCACTG CAGAAGACTATACCACTGAAACATTCAAGTGTCTGGCGGAAACATAATTTTCATTCCTTAGATGGAATCTCAACGAGAGCCTTTCATCCTCGAACTGGATTGCCTCTTCTTTCAAGTCCT GTTCCTCAAAGAAAGACACAATCAGGTTGCTTTGATTTGGATTCTTCATTACTGCATCTGAAAAGCTTATCGTCTAGAAG tccTCGACCATGTTTAAACATTGAAGATGATCCAGATATTCATGAAAAACCATTTCTGAGTTCTAGTGCTCCACCTATTACAAGTCTTAGTCTCTTAGGAAATTTTGAG GAATCTGTCTTAAACTATCGGTTAGATCCTCTTGGCATTGTTGATGGTTTTACTGCTGAGGTAGGGGCAAGTGGTGTTTTCTGCCCCACACATTTGACTCTTCCAGTCGAAGTGTCATTCTACAGTGTTTCAGATGATAATGCTCCCTCTCCTTATATg gGTGTGATTACTTTAGAGTCCCTTGGTAAAAGGGGTTATCGAGTACCTCCTTCAGGAACGATACAAGTG ACCTTATTTAATCCTAATAAGACTGTGGTGAAGATGTTTGTTGTGATATATGACTTACGAGATATGCCAGCCAATCATCAGACATTCCTACGACAAAGAACTTTTTCTGTACCTGTTAaacaagagatgaagagaagTGTTAATAAAGAGAACATCCGACATACAGAAGAACGGTTATTACGCTACCTCATACATCTGAG gTTCCAGAGTTCTAAATCTGGAAAGATCTACCTCCATAGAGATGTACGGCTCCTGTTCTCAAGAAAGTCCATGGAAGTTGATAGCGGTGCTGCATATGAACTCAAATCTTACACTGAATCGCCAACAAACCCTCAGTTTTCACCAAGATGTTGA
- the FAM214A gene encoding protein FAM214A isoform X1 has translation MVEVMLLPDCCYSDDGPTTEGIDLNDPAIKQDALLLERWILEPVPRQSGDRFIEEKTLLLAVRSFVFFSQLSAWLSVSHGAIPRNILYRISAADVDLQWNFSQTPIEHVFPVPNVSHNVALKVSVQSLPRQSNYPVLTCSIHTNIGLYEKRIQEHELKAHQHRNSNEAEQCSTNSSQRLCSKQSWALAPENAKNGTTSEYTAAVKNVKLYPGTGNKSDYGTCQANILGFSGRGDRKSHETPVRTLKSFSMIDSSVSSHQSSWPSVGETNPLIGSLIQDRQEVIARIAQHLIHCDPSTSHVPGHPFNMQESSSLNSKLFRVAQENENVRKCKEPFSISFGSPELSSSEDTSEGKIQVKTETLRSATGISDGLYSRQSVGETNPLIGSLLQERQDVIARIAQHLEHIDPTASHLSRQSFNMHDSSSVPSKVFRSLYEDKNLLKKNKDDTSISISNTKFSFLEDSSEGTNLIPKKSLSSFKCDSKVKSSLKPQIRNLYQDNPSEIIQNTFQERQNKTAGILTPSNMPHCKKNNLDLTVRLENTLSECQFKEQEISNETDKQYSNCNNIEKQICTNKYKEKIKNENCNPESFNNDQFEDSKKNDSKIKTAMLEMSGYLNKHENKCSNKDFKRPKTCEQNNQLNSIENYLSNNEVFKCKKPDQLKNEQDKKEETIDEKFQNCSQRKNIKNCLSTCERLKSTEALKTIPLKHSSVWRKHNFHSLDGISTRAFHPRTGLPLLSSPVPQRKTQSGCFDLDSSLLHLKSLSSRSPRPCLNIEDDPDIHEKPFLSSSAPPITSLSLLGNFEESVLNYRLDPLGIVDGFTAEVGASGVFCPTHLTLPVEVSFYSVSDDNAPSPYMGVITLESLGKRGYRVPPSGTIQVTLFNPNKTVVKMFVVIYDLRDMPANHQTFLRQRTFSVPVKQEMKRSVNKENIRHTEERLLRYLIHLRFQSSKSGKIYLHRDVRLLFSRKSMEVDSGAAYELKSYTESPTNPQFSPRC, from the exons ATGGTGGAAGTGATGCTACTACCAGACTGCTGCTACAGTGATGATGGACCCACCACAGAAGGGATTGATCTTAATGATCCTGCAATTAAGCAAGATGCATTATTATTAGAAAGATGGATATTGGAGCCAGTTCCTCGACA GAGTGGTGATCGATTTATTGAAGAAAAGACTCTTCTATTGGCTGTCCgctcatttgtgtttttttctcaatTAAGTGCTTGGCTGAGTGTTTCTCATGGTGCTATTCCACGAAATATTCTTTACAG AATCAGTGCTGCTGATGTAGACCTGCAGTGGAATTTTTCACAGACTCCAATTGAACATGTGTTTCCTGTTCCTAATGTTTCTCACAATGTGGCCTTGAAAGTCAGCGTGCAGTCCTTGCCCAGACAATCTAATTACCCAGTGTTGACCTGTAGTATTCACACTAATATTGGCCTTTATGAGAAAAGAATTCAAGAACATGAACTTAAAGCCCATCAGCACCGCAATTCTAATGAAGCTGAACAATGTAGTACAAATAGTTCACAGCGTCTGTGTAGCAAACAATCTTGGGCCCTGGCACCTGAAAACGCAAAAAATGGCACAACTTCAGAGTATACTGCAGCTGTCAAAAATGTCAAACTGTATCCAGGCACTGGCAATAAATCTGACTATGGAACATGTCAAGCTAATATTCTGGGCTTCAGTGGTAGAGGAGATAGAAAGTCACACGAAACACCAGTGAgaacattaaaatcattttcaatGATTGATTCCAGTGTATCTAGCCACCAGAGTTCCTGGCCATCAGTTGGTGAGACTAATCCTTTAATAGGTTCTTTAATTCAGGATCGACAAGAAGTTATTGCAAGAATTGCTCAGCATTTGATTCATTGTGATCCAAGCACTTCACATGTTCCTGGACATCCATTTAATATGCAAGAGTCTAGTTCACTTAATTCAAAACTTTTCCGGGTtgcacaagaaaatgaaaacgtgagaaaatgtaaagaacctttctccatttcttttggtAGTCCGGAGCTTTCCTCCTCAGAAGATACCAGCGAGggaaaaattcaagtaaaaacaGAAACTCTTCGAAGTGCAACTGGCATTTCTGATGGTCTTTATTCTCGTCAGTCTGTTGGTGAGACTAATCCTTTGATAGGCTCCTTACTCCAAGAGCGGCAAGATGTTATCGCAAGGATTGCTCAACACTTGGAGCATATTGATCCAACAGCATCACATTTGTCCCGGCAGTCATTCAACATGCATGACTCCAGTTCGGTTCCTTCTAAGGTGTTTAGGAGTTTGTATGAAGataaaaatttgttgaagaaaaacaaggatgacacttccatttccatttctaatacaaaattttcctttttggaagaTAGCAGTGAAGGGACAAACTTAATACCCAAAAAATCATTGAGTTCTTTTAAATGCGATAGTAAAGTCAAGTCCTCTTTGAAACCTCAAATAAGAAATCTGTATCAGGACAATCCTAGTGAAATCATCCAAAATACATttcaagagagacagaacaaAACCGCTGGTATATTGACTCCCTCAAATATGCCTCACTGcaaaaaaaataacttagatTTGACAGTCAGATTGGAAAATACACTTTCTGAGTGTCAATTTAAGGAGCAAGAAATTAGCAATGAAACTGATAAACAGTATTCAAATTGCaacaatattgaaaaacaaatttgtacaaataaatataaagaaaaaataaaaaatgaaaattgtaatCCAGAATCTTTTAACAATGATCAATTTGAGGATTCTAagaaaaatgactcaaaaataaaaactgctatGTTGGAAATGTCTGGATATTTGAACAAACATGAAAACAAGTGCtcaaataaagactttaaaaggCCCAAAACATGTGAGCAAAATAATCAACTTAATAGTATAGAAAATTATCTCAGTAATAATGAAGTTTTCAAATGCAAAAAGCCagaccaattaaaaaatgaacaggataagaaagaagagacaattgatgaaaaatttcaaaactgttctcagagaaagaatataaaaaactGTTTGTCTACATGTGAACGATTAAAAAGTACAGAGGCACTG AAGACTATACCACTGAAACATTCAAGTGTCTGGCGGAAACATAATTTTCATTCCTTAGATGGAATCTCAACGAGAGCCTTTCATCCTCGAACTGGATTGCCTCTTCTTTCAAGTCCT GTTCCTCAAAGAAAGACACAATCAGGTTGCTTTGATTTGGATTCTTCATTACTGCATCTGAAAAGCTTATCGTCTAGAAG tccTCGACCATGTTTAAACATTGAAGATGATCCAGATATTCATGAAAAACCATTTCTGAGTTCTAGTGCTCCACCTATTACAAGTCTTAGTCTCTTAGGAAATTTTGAG GAATCTGTCTTAAACTATCGGTTAGATCCTCTTGGCATTGTTGATGGTTTTACTGCTGAGGTAGGGGCAAGTGGTGTTTTCTGCCCCACACATTTGACTCTTCCAGTCGAAGTGTCATTCTACAGTGTTTCAGATGATAATGCTCCCTCTCCTTATATg gGTGTGATTACTTTAGAGTCCCTTGGTAAAAGGGGTTATCGAGTACCTCCTTCAGGAACGATACAAGTG ACCTTATTTAATCCTAATAAGACTGTGGTGAAGATGTTTGTTGTGATATATGACTTACGAGATATGCCAGCCAATCATCAGACATTCCTACGACAAAGAACTTTTTCTGTACCTGTTAaacaagagatgaagagaagTGTTAATAAAGAGAACATCCGACATACAGAAGAACGGTTATTACGCTACCTCATACATCTGAG gTTCCAGAGTTCTAAATCTGGAAAGATCTACCTCCATAGAGATGTACGGCTCCTGTTCTCAAGAAAGTCCATGGAAGTTGATAGCGGTGCTGCATATGAACTCAAATCTTACACTGAATCGCCAACAAACCCTCAGTTTTCACCAAGATGTTGA